In the genome of Lathyrus oleraceus cultivar Zhongwan6 chromosome 4, CAAS_Psat_ZW6_1.0, whole genome shotgun sequence, the window ATTTTGAGGGGTGCAAATTTTGCTTCTGCTGGATCTGGAATTCTTAGGCAAACAGGACACAAACAATGGGTAATTTTATTATCATTTATATGATCCGCATTATTTTTGCTAGGAACTTATGTACTTCTATAGCATCGACACTTCTAAATAAAGTCGTGTGAGTATCCAACACATGCCAGTATATGCATCAAATCTACACTGTCACATGTAGTGGTTAACTAAACAATTAGATAAAATGTGAATCTCCTATTTGCAGCAAGAAGTGGTTTTCCTTGAAAAGCAAGTTCAACAATTTGCAGTGGTCCGTGAAAGTATAAACAAACTATTGGGAGAATCAAAAGCTTCTAATTTTGTTTCAAAGGCTGTGTTTCTGATCAGTACCGGAAGCAATGACCTCTTCGATTTCGCAAGTAACAAAAGTGACATTCATTTTGGCGTAGAAGAATATTTCTCTATTCTACAACTCAACTATTTCTCTCATATAAGGGTACATCACATAACTTTTACTACAATTTTTTATCATTCAATGtaaaaaaaattcatgattttgATTTCACTATTTAACTACATGTGATCAATGATCATTGCAGAATCTATATGAATTAGGAGCTAGAAAGTTTGGTATCCTAAGTGTTCCACCTATAGGGTGTTGTCCTGCAGTAACCTCTTCCAATGGAGGAAACTGTGTGAAGCCATTGAATGATTTTGCTATTGCATTCTACTCAGCAACTCAAGCTGTTTTGCAAAAACTGAGTTTGGAGTTTGAAGATTTTGAGTACTCTCTTGCAAACACTTTTGCAATGACCACAGCCTTATTAAACACTCCATCTACATTTGGTAAGCATATATTATATACAATACTAATAATTCAATTAAACTATTaaattttgttttaattattaatattttgtTTAACATATTATAGGGCTGAATGATACAAAATCAGCATGTTGTGGAATTGGGAAGTTTAATGGAGAGGGTCCATGTGTGAAAGCCTTCAATGCAAATCTTTGCCCTAACCGTGATGATTATTTGTTTTGGGATTGGTTTCATCCAACTGAGAAAGCTTCTGAGTTGGCAGCTGAGACTCTATTTACAGGTGGGAAAGAGTTTGTGTTACCAAAAAATTTTAGTCAGCTAAATTGTTGATTTAAGATGATTTTCAAGAGATAATTAATAATATCTAATTACTTAAAATAAGAGGGAAATAAACCAGGCACCTTGTTAATCATTATGCATAAAATGAAATGCAGATCGATGAGATAAAAATGCCTCATATTTGTCTGGATGTAATCACAATATAAGATTTATCATTGTGCTCgtattatatatattttttcaattttattttctttgtgAAAGAAAAACATGTCCTTTGTGATTTAATTTTTTAATAGATTGATATGATTTTTTCAATTATATATTTTCGCAAATaatataataaacaaaataaGGACATTATAATGTTTTTTCTTTTAGCTGTATATGTGTTTGCCAATCCCTTATAATATGATAGTTTTTGGCATGAGAATGTTAAGTACATTTTTTTAATCAACTTGCCCTTCTGACCCTATCATACAGACAATGAGAAAGACTTCATATATATATCATAAAGAACCGGCCAAACAATTTTATAAGTAAATGTATTATGGTATAATCGAAATGAGAGATAATATAGACACTTTTTTTATATCCTAGTGAAcacaaaaataagaaaaaaaaatgataaaTAATTTGAAAACGCTTCTATTCATAACAACCAGACACAGAAGATCTTCAAAGCTTGAGGATGCCTATACCTGATCATATTTATTATCTAGAAAAGACTTCCTTAATAGTATAAAGGAAATTTGAGGTTGTGGGAATAAATGATAACGTTTAAATCACTTACTCAAATGTCAGAAATTAAAAATTAGGGAAAATGAGGGAAAATGAGCAGCATATAACTCCACCCACCCACAATCTATGGCTAGTAAAATTGTGAGAAGAAACTCTCACAAGGAGGAGGGACTCATCGCTTTCTCATCTGACCCAGAAAATCAACATTGCCTCCTCCTACAGCCGAAACACTTTTCATCCATCCCCCGAAAGACGAACCTCAAGCACTAATAGAGGCACAAGTAGATCCACTCGAGGAAATGGAAAAAGAGCATCTCACGATCACCTTTTAGGAGACATTCCTGTAAATAATATATACTATGACGACGTTTTTACCACGGTTATCAAACCGATCGAGGGGACACTTAAAATTCAAACTCcttcattttttttattatttttaaattaaatacAATTTATATT includes:
- the LOC127136812 gene encoding GDSL esterase/lipase At4g28780, yielding MVKGLEEYIAIQMLIGLYVTCQAIWIRYVLEEIEFEVKKSLVVQIDNKSTINLAKNPGLHGRSKHTEAIFHFLMEKLLFMRINVYINTCNDVLSIKTKRLKHKFCVKFSHNKPQKMASFAYNYGSVFFFVLFSFAMLDMHVANEVKAVRTLFIFGDSTFDVGTNNFINSTAKANVPYYGVDFPFSIPTGRFSNGLNTADQIAKQFGYQKSPPPFLALDKSQYSSKLNILRGANFASAGSGILRQTGHKQWQEVVFLEKQVQQFAVVRESINKLLGESKASNFVSKAVFLISTGSNDLFDFASNKSDIHFGVEEYFSILQLNYFSHIRNLYELGARKFGILSVPPIGCCPAVTSSNGGNCVKPLNDFAIAFYSATQAVLQKLSLEFEDFEYSLANTFAMTTALLNTPSTFGLNDTKSACCGIGKFNGEGPCVKAFNANLCPNRDDYLFWDWFHPTEKASELAAETLFTGGKEFVLPKNFSQLNC